One region of Kytococcus sedentarius DSM 20547 genomic DNA includes:
- a CDS encoding glycosyltransferase family 4 protein: MSPASLTPAGTTGRTVLWCASSADQVLVDARTIRHLLAQHHRVTLATPEAAWEYVTADAEADEDRAHLLEQLGSGGLRVLHPRESSTADARGLLHALHRTPESEPFTQALLGDPRIATLAADAMVVWPGRSRAVHLDAVDVATDGAATTAVTELLARPVAAGELHPRAVLELADDVPGAVTPRQRVHAASRLVREDLWSGGTARLQRYLEDLAESALSAHDLAALVMLTFHRGLHADTLRSPLVEQPQSWLAPLRSTAGWQELAAERPRPVATPRPEASTAAPHVVLLPGTYGRFEGPVIRALEASGCTVDLLDLAELAPALRRRNPTRENLARVRSLVTEGEHGLPAEAVERLAAADVIWAEWADLPAVWASHLAAPHQRMVVRLHSLDTLDPWLHLLRWSSVDALVAVGAPVARVAVEALGTRLDLPPVHVVGHVLDDHWFEVPGTEDAHRRLVMVKWGRRVKDPLRAVEILARLREHDPTWRLRLIGDDLRDAGEHGPYTRKFARRIEEDDVRDALEFVPHTDDVAGHLAGCGFVLSTSRRESFHLGVVEGAAAGCVPVVRDWPVFRRHGGARDVLPPHWVVDTGPDGVDAAVERILTHADRSAWEAGSATARQDVRDHLDTQDTLRRLAAVALDRPDIPS; encoded by the coding sequence GTGAGCCCCGCGTCCCTGACCCCCGCCGGCACCACCGGGCGCACCGTCCTGTGGTGCGCGAGCAGTGCCGACCAGGTGCTCGTCGACGCGCGGACGATCCGACACCTGCTCGCACAGCACCACCGGGTCACCCTCGCCACCCCCGAGGCGGCCTGGGAGTACGTCACCGCTGATGCTGAGGCCGACGAGGACCGCGCCCACCTGCTGGAACAGCTCGGGTCGGGCGGGTTGCGGGTCCTGCACCCCCGTGAGAGCTCCACCGCGGACGCCCGGGGCCTCCTGCACGCCCTGCACCGCACCCCCGAGAGCGAGCCGTTCACCCAGGCGCTGCTCGGGGACCCCCGCATCGCCACCCTGGCCGCCGACGCGATGGTCGTGTGGCCGGGCAGGTCACGCGCCGTCCACCTCGATGCGGTGGACGTCGCCACGGACGGGGCGGCCACCACCGCCGTCACCGAGCTGCTGGCGCGCCCCGTCGCCGCCGGCGAGTTGCACCCGCGGGCCGTCCTCGAGCTGGCCGACGACGTGCCCGGTGCCGTCACCCCACGGCAGCGGGTGCATGCGGCCTCCCGGCTGGTCCGGGAGGACCTGTGGTCCGGGGGCACCGCCCGCCTGCAGCGGTACCTGGAGGACCTCGCCGAGAGTGCCCTCTCGGCCCACGACCTGGCCGCACTGGTCATGCTCACCTTCCACCGCGGACTGCACGCGGACACCCTGCGCTCCCCCCTGGTGGAGCAGCCCCAGTCCTGGCTGGCACCGTTGCGCTCCACGGCCGGCTGGCAGGAACTGGCCGCCGAACGGCCCCGGCCGGTCGCGACGCCCCGCCCGGAGGCGTCGACCGCCGCACCGCACGTGGTGCTGCTGCCGGGCACCTACGGCCGGTTCGAGGGGCCGGTCATCCGGGCCCTGGAGGCCTCCGGCTGCACGGTGGACCTGCTCGACCTGGCCGAGCTGGCCCCCGCCCTGCGGCGCCGGAACCCCACCCGGGAGAACCTGGCGCGGGTGCGTTCGCTGGTCACCGAGGGTGAGCACGGCCTGCCGGCCGAGGCCGTCGAGCGTCTGGCCGCTGCGGACGTCATCTGGGCGGAGTGGGCCGACCTGCCCGCGGTGTGGGCGAGCCACCTCGCCGCACCGCACCAGCGCATGGTGGTGCGCCTGCACAGCCTGGACACGCTCGACCCCTGGCTCCACCTGCTGCGGTGGTCCTCGGTGGACGCACTGGTGGCGGTGGGGGCACCGGTGGCCCGCGTGGCGGTGGAGGCCCTCGGCACCCGCCTCGACCTCCCGCCGGTCCACGTCGTCGGCCACGTGCTCGACGACCACTGGTTCGAGGTCCCCGGCACCGAGGACGCCCACCGACGCCTCGTGATGGTCAAGTGGGGCCGCCGGGTGAAGGACCCCCTGCGCGCCGTGGAGATCCTGGCCCGCCTCCGGGAGCACGACCCCACCTGGCGCCTGCGCCTCATCGGCGACGACCTGCGCGATGCGGGGGAGCACGGGCCGTACACCCGCAAGTTCGCCCGCCGCATCGAGGAGGACGACGTGCGCGACGCCCTCGAGTTCGTCCCCCACACCGATGACGTGGCGGGGCACCTGGCGGGCTGCGGCTTCGTCCTGAGCACCAGCCGGCGCGAGTCCTTCCACCTCGGCGTCGTCGAGGGGGCGGCGGCGGGGTGCGTGCCCGTCGTGCGTGACTGGCCCGTGTTCCGGCGCCACGGGGGCGCCCGCGACGTGCTGCCCCCGCACTGGGTGGTCGACACCGGCCCCGATGGCGTGGACGCCGCCGTGGAGCGGATTCTCACCCACGCGGACCGTTCCGCCTGGGAGGCCGGTTCGGCCACCGCGCGCCAGGACGTGCGGGACCACCTCGACACGCAGGACACCCTCCGGCGCCTGGCCGCCGTCGCCCTGGACCGACCGGACATCCCCTCGTGA